The Clostridium sporogenes genome contains a region encoding:
- the ytfJ gene encoding GerW family sporulation protein — translation MDSHPIENLMKNTMENIKDMIDVNTIVGDALNSPDGTTIVPISKVSFGFASGGSEYLSEKQNENDLNYPFGGGSGAGVTVKPVAFLVIKGEQIRLLSVDHKNTYEKLIDNVPQIMDMLKDKFGYNKKENDSEENSSCGSNFNNHEI, via the coding sequence ATGGATAGTCATCCTATTGAAAATTTAATGAAAAATACCATGGAAAACATAAAAGATATGATAGATGTAAATACAATTGTAGGTGATGCTTTAAATAGTCCCGATGGAACTACAATTGTACCTATATCTAAAGTTTCCTTTGGTTTCGCTTCTGGTGGTTCGGAGTATTTATCTGAAAAACAAAATGAGAATGACTTAAATTACCCTTTTGGAGGGGGATCTGGAGCAGGTGTTACTGTAAAACCAGTTGCATTTCTAGTAATAAAAGGTGAACAAATAAGACTTTTATCTGTAGATCATAAAAATACTTATGAAAAATTAATAGATAATGTGCCTCAAATAATGGATATGTTAAAAGATAAGTTTGGCTATAATAAAAAGGAAAATGATTCTGAAGAAAATTCTAGCTGTGGCAGCAATTTTAATAATCATGAAATATAA
- a CDS encoding DUF2953 domain-containing protein, with translation MLFFIISIFIIFILILIIPFKITVIYTDKYFNVYIYNFKWKKEESKNIKKQNYINKKTNDKKDDNKKKKALKVTLEKCNFKPKANISAFLNYDIEDAAYSAIIYGMLQSIVPYIYNYLLKIFKLKNFKYNITPLFKNKNFIEFKFKGIFYISLVKIIYIYISFKINYKNLKRA, from the coding sequence ATGCTTTTTTTTATTATTTCAATATTTATAATTTTTATACTTATTTTAATCATACCTTTTAAAATAACAGTTATATATACTGATAAATACTTTAATGTGTATATATATAATTTTAAATGGAAAAAAGAAGAATCTAAAAATATAAAAAAGCAAAATTATATTAATAAAAAAACAAATGATAAAAAAGATGATAACAAGAAGAAAAAAGCTTTAAAAGTAACTTTAGAAAAATGTAATTTTAAACCTAAAGCTAATATCTCTGCTTTTTTAAATTATGATATAGAAGATGCAGCTTATTCGGCTATTATTTATGGGATGCTGCAAAGTATAGTACCTTATATTTACAATTATTTACTTAAAATATTTAAACTTAAAAATTTCAAGTATAATATAACTCCTTTATTTAAAAACAAAAATTTTATAGAGTTTAAATTTAAAGGTATATTTTATATAAGCTTGGTAAAAATTATATATATATACATTTCATTTAAAATAAATTATAAAAATTTGAAAAGAGCATAA
- a CDS encoding endonuclease/exonuclease/phosphatase family protein — MKKIGQVLLGIIILVILIVVGYILFMTVTDYKPEDKIKLSIERQTDNKLNLNDSFSIATFNIGYAGMDDEQDFFMDGGKGSRSSSKEKTMENMKEITAFLKKDHSSFIFLQEVDTNSTRSFRINQYDYLKNNLKAYSSSMALNYKTPWVPVPVLKPHGTVNAGLVNLSKYKVNSATRYQYPGKESWPRQLAELDRCFLESRISLENDKELVLINSHLSAYDKGGKIRKQQLSFLRNYIIKEYKKGNYIIVGGDWNHLIPGTDPLIFKTTEKWPDWLQKIPNDFKPKEFKWVADKNVPTTRTDATPYKKGENFTAVIDGFLVSDNIEVISVKAHSMDFKNTDHNPVNMKFKLK, encoded by the coding sequence GTGAAAAAAATTGGACAAGTTTTATTGGGCATAATTATTTTAGTTATATTAATTGTAGTGGGATATATCTTATTTATGACAGTAACAGATTATAAACCAGAGGATAAAATTAAGTTATCCATTGAAAGACAAACAGATAATAAATTAAATTTAAATGATAGTTTTTCTATAGCTACTTTTAATATAGGCTATGCGGGAATGGATGATGAGCAAGATTTTTTTATGGATGGAGGCAAAGGTTCCAGATCATCTAGCAAAGAAAAAACTATGGAAAATATGAAAGAAATAACTGCTTTTTTAAAGAAAGATCATAGTTCCTTTATATTTTTACAAGAAGTAGACACTAATTCAACTAGAAGTTTTAGAATAAATCAATATGATTATTTAAAAAATAACTTGAAAGCATATTCTTCAAGTATGGCCTTAAATTATAAAACACCCTGGGTACCAGTACCTGTATTAAAGCCACACGGGACTGTTAATGCAGGCTTAGTAAATTTATCTAAGTACAAGGTTAATTCAGCCACTAGATATCAATATCCAGGTAAAGAAAGTTGGCCAAGACAATTGGCAGAATTAGATAGATGCTTTTTAGAGTCTAGAATCTCTCTGGAAAATGATAAAGAATTAGTTCTTATAAATTCTCATCTATCTGCTTATGATAAAGGTGGTAAAATAAGAAAACAGCAACTTTCTTTTTTGAGAAATTATATAATAAAAGAATATAAAAAAGGGAATTATATTATAGTAGGTGGAGATTGGAATCACTTAATACCGGGAACGGATCCTTTAATATTTAAAACCACAGAAAAGTGGCCAGATTGGCTTCAAAAAATACCTAATGACTTTAAACCAAAGGAATTTAAGTGGGTAGCGGATAAAAATGTTCCAACCACTAGAACGGACGCCACTCCTTATAAAAAAGGAGAAAATTTTACAGCAGTTATAGATGGATTTTTAGTATCAGATAATATAGAAGTTATAAGTGTAAAAGCTCATTCAATGGATTTTAAAAATACAGATCATAATCCTGTCAATATGAAATTTAAATTAAAATAA
- a CDS encoding AI-2E family transporter: MTKNKKIPFLEFIPIIVISFLLLKFINNIENIYSFMKSFLSILIPFIWAFGIAYILNPLMKYFQNKFKLKRIFSIIITYIIVIGLLILFINTFVPKIIKNIGDLFAHSPDYINQTIQWFNDNIKYSKVYDMLMENSQISNNIPSLLNKISNLTNTFINTFLNTTIKFTSFLVKFAFGLIISIYLLLDKESLIENLKKFILALSGEKNYSKILSFFKEVDMVFSKYIIGKSIDSLIIGLMCFAGLTIMKVPYAALISFIVGITNMIPYFGPFIGMIPAFIITLFFNYIKAIWVLIFIVILQQFDGWYLGPKILGNQVGLSPIWIIFAITIGGGTFGVMGMFLSVPIAAIIKIYLDKYIEMKLNKK, encoded by the coding sequence GTGACAAAAAATAAAAAAATACCATTCTTAGAATTTATACCTATAATAGTTATATCCTTTCTACTTTTAAAATTTATAAACAATATAGAAAACATTTATTCTTTTATGAAATCTTTTTTATCAATATTAATACCATTTATTTGGGCTTTTGGGATTGCCTATATATTAAACCCATTAATGAAATATTTTCAAAATAAATTTAAATTAAAAAGGATATTTAGTATTATTATAACTTATATAATTGTAATCGGACTTTTGATACTATTTATAAATACCTTTGTCCCTAAAATTATAAAAAATATTGGGGATCTTTTCGCTCATAGTCCTGATTATATTAATCAAACAATTCAGTGGTTTAATGATAATATAAAATATTCAAAGGTATATGATATGTTAATGGAAAATTCTCAAATAAGCAATAATATACCTAGTTTATTAAATAAAATATCTAATTTAACTAATACATTTATAAATACATTTTTAAATACTACAATAAAATTTACTTCATTTTTAGTTAAATTTGCATTTGGATTAATTATTTCTATATACCTTTTATTAGATAAGGAAAGTCTTATAGAAAACTTAAAAAAATTTATACTAGCACTATCTGGTGAAAAAAATTATTCCAAAATTTTGAGTTTCTTTAAAGAGGTAGACATGGTTTTTTCCAAATACATAATAGGCAAATCTATAGATTCTTTAATAATTGGCTTAATGTGTTTTGCAGGATTAACAATAATGAAAGTTCCTTATGCTGCTTTAATATCTTTTATTGTAGGAATAACAAATATGATTCCTTATTTTGGTCCTTTTATAGGAATGATACCTGCTTTTATAATAACATTATTTTTTAATTATATAAAAGCTATTTGGGTTTTAATTTTTATAGTAATACTTCAACAATTTGATGGTTGGTATTTAGGGCCTAAAATTCTTGGCAATCAAGTTGGCTTAAGTCCTATATGGATAATATTCGCAATAACTATTGGCGGAGGAACTTTTGGTGTAATGGGTATGTTTTTATCTGTACCTATTGCAGCCATCATAAAAATTTACTTAGACAAATACATAGAAATGAAATTAAATAAAAAATAA
- a CDS encoding pyrimidine-nucleoside phosphorylase, whose amino-acid sequence MRMYDLILKKRNGEELSKDEINYFISEYTNGHIPDYQASALLMAIYFQKMRRRETVDLTMAIVNSGDILDLSKIQGIKVDKHSTGGVGDTTTLVLAPMVAALGIPVAKMSGRGLGHTGGTIDKLESFKGFSVNMTEHKFINNVNNIKIAVGAQTADLAPADKKLYALRDVTATVDNISLIASSIMSKKIAAGANAIVLDVKVGEGAFMKTPETAKELAEEMVNIGKSVGRNTVAILSDMDQPLGYAIGNALEVKEAIDTLKGKGPKDLLELCLTLGSNMVILAQKANTIDEARKMLLETIEKGLAIEKLKEFVRSQGGDDTLVDNTDKLPKAEYIISVVCEKNGYINKIHAQNIGIIASELGAGRATKDSIIDLSVGIVLNKKRSDKVKKGDIIAYVYANDKIKGEKAAKDILNNYVIEEDLKEELPLIYDIVK is encoded by the coding sequence ATGAGAATGTATGATTTAATCTTAAAAAAAAGAAATGGGGAAGAATTAAGCAAAGATGAAATAAATTATTTTATTTCAGAATATACTAATGGACATATTCCAGATTATCAAGCTTCAGCTCTTTTAATGGCTATATATTTTCAAAAAATGAGAAGAAGAGAAACTGTAGACTTAACTATGGCTATAGTTAACTCCGGAGATATATTGGATTTATCAAAAATACAGGGAATAAAAGTTGATAAACATAGTACTGGAGGAGTGGGAGATACTACTACTCTAGTTTTAGCACCTATGGTAGCAGCTCTAGGTATACCTGTAGCTAAAATGTCTGGTAGAGGTTTAGGGCACACTGGTGGAACTATAGACAAATTAGAATCTTTTAAAGGCTTTTCAGTAAATATGACAGAGCATAAATTTATAAATAATGTTAATAATATAAAAATAGCTGTAGGGGCTCAAACAGCAGATTTAGCTCCAGCGGATAAGAAATTATATGCGCTAAGGGATGTTACTGCTACAGTAGATAATATTTCTTTGATAGCTTCTAGTATAATGAGCAAAAAAATAGCTGCAGGAGCCAATGCAATAGTTTTAGATGTAAAAGTAGGAGAAGGAGCATTTATGAAAACTCCGGAAACTGCAAAAGAGTTAGCAGAAGAAATGGTTAATATAGGTAAAAGTGTAGGTAGAAATACTGTAGCTATATTATCAGATATGGATCAACCTTTAGGCTATGCTATAGGTAATGCCTTAGAAGTAAAAGAGGCTATAGATACACTAAAAGGAAAAGGACCTAAGGATTTATTAGAATTATGTTTAACTTTAGGAAGTAATATGGTTATTTTAGCTCAAAAAGCAAATACTATAGATGAAGCAAGAAAAATGCTTTTAGAGACTATAGAAAAAGGATTAGCTATAGAAAAATTAAAAGAATTTGTTAGATCTCAAGGCGGAGACGATACTTTAGTGGACAATACTGATAAATTACCTAAGGCAGAATATATAATTTCTGTAGTTTGCGAGAAAAATGGGTATATAAACAAAATTCACGCTCAAAATATAGGGATAATAGCATCAGAATTAGGCGCAGGAAGAGCTACAAAGGATAGTATTATAGATTTATCTGTAGGTATAGTTTTAAACAAGAAAAGGTCAGATAAAGTTAAAAAAGGAGATATAATAGCCTATGTTTATGCTAATGATAAAATAAAAGGAGAAAAGGCCGCAAAAGATATATTAAATAATTATGTTATAGAAGAAGATTTAAAAGAAGAATTGCCTTTAATATATGATATAGTAAAATAA
- a CDS encoding D-alanyl-D-alanine carboxypeptidase family protein produces the protein MKKTLKNKLILIFSLIFIVTLIPTKAYGKEESKKNKPPYINARCAIAIDKDTGIVLYEKSANEIVPIASTTKIMTTLVALKYGDLDRKIEISENADKIKGSTVGYKKGEKITLRELLYGLMLRSGNDAAIAIAEGIAGSVEGFSKLMNEYASEIGLLSSHFVTPHGLDKDEHYSTAYDLALATATAKKYEVFNQIVSSKDVRKEEYSFTRDYHNINKILWKIPEADGVKTGYTGKAGKCLVTSSKINGNDIIIVVLNCTPRWNETTKIHDYVKNNYDFKKICTKGDILDQAVFEGGSVNIIADKDIIIPFKNGADYSIKINKPKELNWKVKKGEDFGSISILNGNELIYNKKLKAGNNLSKGGIKNWFLNKKKCTSNK, from the coding sequence ATGAAAAAAACTCTAAAAAACAAACTTATATTAATATTTTCTTTAATATTTATAGTTACATTAATACCAACAAAAGCTTATGGAAAAGAAGAATCTAAAAAAAATAAACCACCTTATATTAATGCTAGATGTGCCATTGCCATAGACAAGGATACGGGAATAGTATTATATGAAAAATCAGCCAACGAAATAGTTCCTATTGCAAGTACTACAAAGATAATGACTACACTAGTAGCGCTAAAGTATGGAGATTTGGATAGAAAAATAGAAATCTCTGAAAATGCAGATAAAATAAAAGGATCAACAGTAGGCTATAAAAAAGGTGAAAAAATAACATTAAGAGAATTACTTTATGGCCTTATGTTAAGATCAGGTAATGATGCAGCTATTGCTATAGCAGAGGGTATAGCAGGAAGTGTAGAAGGTTTTTCTAAACTGATGAATGAATATGCTAGTGAAATAGGACTTCTAAGTTCTCACTTTGTAACCCCTCATGGTTTAGATAAAGATGAACATTACTCTACAGCCTATGATTTAGCTCTAGCTACAGCAACGGCTAAGAAATATGAAGTCTTTAACCAAATAGTATCCTCTAAAGATGTAAGAAAAGAAGAATATAGTTTTACAAGAGATTACCATAATATAAATAAAATACTTTGGAAGATACCAGAGGCAGATGGAGTTAAAACAGGGTATACTGGGAAAGCAGGTAAATGCTTAGTGACTTCCTCTAAAATCAATGGTAATGATATTATAATAGTAGTTTTAAACTGCACTCCTAGATGGAATGAGACAACGAAAATACATGATTATGTGAAAAATAATTATGATTTTAAAAAAATATGTACTAAAGGAGATATTTTAGATCAGGCTGTCTTTGAGGGAGGTTCCGTAAACATAATAGCAGACAAGGATATAATTATTCCTTTTAAAAATGGAGCAGATTATTCTATAAAAATAAATAAGCCTAAAGAGTTAAATTGGAAAGTTAAAAAAGGTGAAGATTTTGGATCTATTTCTATATTAAATGGTAATGAATTAATATATAATAAAAAACTTAAAGCAGGAAATAATTTATCTAAGGGTGGCATAAAAAATTGGTTTTTAAATAAAAAGAAATGCACCTCTAATAAATAA
- a CDS encoding D-alanyl-D-alanine carboxypeptidase family protein, producing MKRKIYYFFSVIITITFIFGVFVTPVNAYSKQNDLKKEEKTEEKDSNEGGSLDVEAKSALLIEPTTGKVIYEKNSHEKFAPASVTKIMTMLLSMEAVDSSKIKLTDKVTISENAKKMGGSTMLLDVGEERTVEELLKGIAIASGNDAAVAMGEYLAGSEEAFVKMMNDRAQKLNMKDTSFKNCTGLSEEGHKTSAYDISIMSRELLKHKQILKYTGTYMETISEGRKSPIGLVNHNKLVRFFKGCDGLKTGFTDEAKYCISATATRDGVRMLAVIMGAPTYKIRNKDASKLMNYGFSKFQCKTIVKKGDVISKIPLNSKGDKYFMAKSCEELNAIVEKGKNTKITNKCIIDENKKEYKINEEVGICEFYSDGNLIGKVKITSDRNIRKSGIFNQFKGGFERLIDNGI from the coding sequence ATGAAAAGAAAAATTTATTACTTTTTCAGTGTAATAATTACCATAACCTTTATTTTTGGTGTATTTGTAACACCTGTAAATGCGTACAGTAAACAAAATGACTTAAAAAAAGAAGAAAAAACGGAAGAAAAAGATTCTAATGAAGGAGGTAGTTTAGATGTAGAAGCTAAGTCTGCACTTCTTATAGAACCTACAACAGGAAAGGTTATTTATGAAAAAAATTCTCATGAAAAATTTGCTCCAGCATCAGTCACAAAAATTATGACAATGCTTCTATCAATGGAGGCGGTAGATAGTAGTAAAATAAAGTTAACTGATAAAGTTACCATAAGTGAAAATGCTAAAAAAATGGGTGGAAGCACCATGCTTTTAGATGTAGGAGAAGAAAGAACAGTTGAAGAACTTTTAAAAGGAATAGCAATAGCTTCTGGAAACGATGCTGCAGTAGCCATGGGAGAATACTTAGCAGGTAGTGAAGAAGCATTCGTAAAAATGATGAATGATAGAGCTCAAAAATTAAATATGAAAGATACATCTTTTAAAAATTGTACTGGACTTAGTGAAGAAGGTCACAAAACTTCAGCTTATGATATATCTATAATGTCAAGAGAACTATTAAAACATAAACAAATATTGAAATATACAGGAACATATATGGAAACCATATCAGAAGGAAGAAAAAGCCCTATAGGGTTAGTAAATCATAATAAACTTGTTAGATTTTTTAAGGGCTGTGATGGCTTAAAAACAGGATTTACAGATGAAGCTAAATATTGTATATCAGCTACAGCAACACGAGATGGAGTAAGAATGTTAGCAGTAATAATGGGTGCTCCAACCTATAAAATAAGAAATAAAGATGCTAGTAAACTTATGAATTACGGATTTTCAAAATTTCAATGTAAAACTATAGTTAAAAAAGGAGATGTAATATCAAAAATACCTTTAAATTCTAAAGGAGATAAATATTTTATGGCAAAATCCTGTGAAGAATTAAACGCTATAGTAGAAAAAGGTAAAAATACAAAAATAACTAATAAATGCATTATAGATGAAAATAAGAAAGAATATAAAATAAATGAAGAGGTTGGCATATGTGAGTTTTATTCAGATGGTAATTTAATAGGTAAGGTTAAGATAACATCTGATAGAAATATAAGAAAGTCAGGAATTTTTAATCAGTTTAAAGGTGGATTTGAAAGGTTAATAGATAACGGTATATAA
- a CDS encoding EcsC family protein, whose amino-acid sequence MTKYEIDAINELNMFKKEMTKRDSIVYKVTKKVQNKTNSFIPEKAHKVITEGVKNMIKVVLFTSKYVTIKPPKLANLEERENLAYEKLNLYRKTATISGAGTGLGGLMLGLADFPILLTIKINFLFNLANIYGIDARDYKERLYILYIFQLAFSEGSERRKTYNKIINWSSYSKELPTDINDFNWREFQQEYRDYIDFSKMFQIIPGIGAPIGAYANYKLMNKLAYVAINCFRMRYFSLN is encoded by the coding sequence ATGACTAAATATGAAATAGATGCTATAAATGAATTAAATATGTTTAAGAAAGAAATGACCAAAAGAGATTCTATAGTTTATAAAGTTACAAAAAAAGTTCAGAATAAAACCAATAGCTTTATTCCTGAAAAAGCACATAAAGTAATTACTGAAGGAGTTAAAAATATGATAAAGGTTGTACTTTTTACTTCTAAATATGTTACTATTAAGCCTCCTAAATTAGCAAACTTAGAAGAAAGAGAAAATTTAGCTTATGAAAAGTTAAATTTATATAGAAAAACAGCAACAATTAGTGGTGCAGGTACAGGATTAGGAGGACTAATGTTAGGTCTTGCAGATTTCCCTATATTATTAACAATTAAAATTAATTTTTTATTTAACTTAGCTAATATATATGGGATTGATGCTAGAGATTATAAAGAAAGATTATACATTCTATATATTTTCCAATTAGCTTTCTCAGAGGGAAGTGAGAGAAGAAAAACCTATAATAAAATTATAAATTGGAGTAGTTATAGTAAAGAATTGCCAACGGATATTAATGATTTTAATTGGAGAGAGTTTCAGCAAGAGTATAGAGACTATATAGATTTTTCAAAGATGTTTCAAATTATTCCAGGTATAGGTGCTCCAATAGGTGCTTATGCAAATTATAAATTAATGAATAAATTAGCTTATGTCGCTATTAATTGTTTTAGAATGAGATATTTTTCTTTAAATTGA
- a CDS encoding purine-nucleoside phosphorylase produces MNLKKIKESADFVKNNISITPEIGVILGSGLGDLAEEIENKEIIKYSDIPNMPASTIKGHKGQFVVGTLKGKKVIMMQGRVHYYEGNKMSDVVLPVYIMKELGVKNMIVTNAAGGVNENYTPGDLMIIKDHIDFAFSNPLIGSNDEEIGPRFPDMSEAYNKNLIFLAEKEAEKLGLSLQKGVYTMMTGPSYETPSEIKMLRMLGADAVGMSTVPEVIAANHCGIKVLGISCITNMAAGILQQPLNHQEVIETSNKVRSKFISLLKSILEVI; encoded by the coding sequence TTGAATTTAAAGAAAATAAAAGAAAGTGCAGATTTTGTGAAAAATAACATATCCATAACTCCTGAAATTGGAGTTATTCTAGGGTCAGGGTTAGGTGATTTAGCTGAAGAAATAGAAAATAAAGAAATTATAAAATATTCAGATATACCTAATATGCCGGCTTCAACTATAAAAGGACATAAGGGTCAATTTGTAGTGGGAACTTTAAAGGGTAAAAAGGTTATAATGATGCAAGGAAGAGTACATTATTATGAAGGGAATAAAATGAGTGATGTAGTACTTCCTGTATATATAATGAAAGAGCTAGGAGTAAAAAATATGATTGTTACAAATGCAGCTGGTGGAGTAAATGAAAATTACACTCCTGGAGATCTTATGATTATAAAGGATCATATTGATTTTGCGTTTAGTAATCCTTTAATAGGTAGTAATGATGAAGAAATTGGCCCAAGATTCCCAGATATGTCAGAAGCATATAATAAAAACTTAATATTCCTTGCAGAAAAAGAAGCTGAAAAACTAGGCCTTTCTCTTCAAAAGGGAGTATATACTATGATGACAGGCCCATCATATGAAACACCATCAGAAATAAAAATGTTAAGAATGTTAGGGGCAGATGCAGTAGGAATGTCTACAGTACCAGAGGTTATAGCGGCAAATCATTGTGGAATTAAAGTGTTAGGAATATCTTGTATAACAAATATGGCAGCAGGTATATTACAGCAGCCACTAAACCATCAAGAGGTTATAGAAACATCCAATAAAGTAAGATCTAAATTTATATCCTTACTAAAATCAATATTAGAAGTTATATAA
- a CDS encoding ADP-ribosylglycohydrolase family protein: protein MDTKTRILGGLFGVACGDALGITLENMDKEEIHKYGYLKEIVGGGIFDLKPGCTTDDTLMVLCVAKGILDNPEDPKDKIGDEFIKVYQDLIKYGGTTIKCTIEKFLECKNWYEASLHSSEVLSWQAAGNGALKRSLPVALYYKDYDEITKITKEQSQLTHRSKIGERACLLYNTLIYYYIKGYDKNEALKLSLKEFDEFYEITNINKYSLNSSPFVVDSLMCAIWSIMNTTTAEEAICEAVNLGGDAGSVGAITGGLAGVYYGYDALPKKWTNIIDKKQELLDIALKLSKNS, encoded by the coding sequence ATGGATACAAAAACTAGAATACTAGGAGGATTATTTGGAGTAGCCTGTGGAGATGCTTTAGGTATAACATTAGAAAATATGGATAAAGAAGAAATTCATAAGTATGGATATTTAAAAGAGATAGTTGGTGGTGGGATTTTCGATTTAAAACCAGGATGTACAACAGATGATACTTTAATGGTGTTATGTGTTGCTAAAGGAATATTAGATAACCCAGAAGATCCAAAAGATAAAATAGGAGATGAATTTATAAAAGTATATCAGGATTTAATAAAATATGGAGGCACCACTATAAAGTGTACTATAGAAAAATTTTTGGAGTGTAAAAACTGGTATGAAGCCAGTTTACATAGTAGTGAAGTTCTTAGTTGGCAAGCGGCTGGTAATGGAGCCTTAAAAAGAAGTTTGCCTGTAGCTTTATATTATAAAGATTATGATGAAATAACTAAAATAACAAAAGAACAATCTCAATTAACTCATAGAAGTAAAATTGGCGAGAGAGCGTGCCTTTTATATAATACATTAATTTATTATTATATAAAAGGATATGATAAAAATGAAGCATTAAAGTTATCACTTAAAGAATTTGATGAATTTTATGAAATAACAAATATAAATAAATACTCATTAAACTCATCCCCTTTTGTAGTAGATTCCTTAATGTGTGCTATTTGGAGTATTATGAATACAACTACAGCAGAAGAAGCTATATGTGAAGCAGTTAATTTAGGTGGAGATGCAGGAAGTGTAGGGGCAATAACTGGAGGACTAGCCGGTGTGTATTATGGATATGATGCTTTACCGAAAAAATGGACAAACATAATAGATAAAAAACAAGAATTATTAGATATAGCTTTAAAATTAAGTAAAAATAGTTAG
- the scpB gene encoding SMC-Scp complex subunit ScpB, which translates to MNKDYEEQLEINEVSQKNKYKSIIESLLFMSGEPINIKDLATILNCKQDKVSLLLNEMKNNYSSKDRGIKILIYNKTVQLVTKPENSIYVEKLLKTNVRQSLSQAALETLSIIAYKQPITRVAIDEIRGVKSDRAIYTLLEKNIIKECGRLEVPGKPILYGTTEEFLKFFGLDSIEAIPNLEDLLKEFSKEEN; encoded by the coding sequence GTGAATAAAGATTATGAAGAGCAATTAGAAATAAATGAAGTATCACAAAAAAACAAATATAAATCTATAATAGAATCTCTTTTATTTATGAGTGGAGAACCCATTAATATAAAAGATTTAGCAACTATACTAAATTGTAAACAGGATAAAGTAAGTTTATTACTTAATGAAATGAAAAATAACTATTCTAGTAAGGATAGAGGGATAAAAATATTAATATATAATAAAACTGTTCAACTAGTGACTAAGCCAGAAAATAGCATATATGTAGAAAAACTATTAAAAACTAATGTAAGACAATCCTTATCTCAGGCAGCTCTAGAGACATTATCAATCATAGCATATAAACAACCTATTACCAGAGTTGCTATAGACGAAATAAGAGGAGTGAAAAGCGATAGAGCTATATATACCCTGTTAGAAAAAAACATTATAAAAGAATGTGGTAGACTGGAGGTACCAGGTAAACCTATTTTATATGGTACTACAGAAGAATTTTTAAAATTTTTTGGCTTAGATAGCATAGAAGCTATTCCTAATTTAGAAGATTTACTAAAAGAATTTAGTAAAGAAGAAAATTAA
- a CDS encoding segregation/condensation protein A, translated as MPLNIKIHNFDGPFDLLLHLIKKNKMEIYDVSIYEITNQYLQYLNRMEELDLEITSEFIVMAATLIEIKSKYLLPKVEEEKEEEENDPQKELLDKLLEYKKFKVAAEFFKTRQKISGTSFSKKPEIIEVKNKETTTEELLKDVTMLSLYNTYNDLINKYSNKMNENVEFKGEIQLDKYKIEDKIEYIGKKISSKEKWLFSDFIKECSCKMEIVVTFLAILELIKLKTIQVYQSNNFNDIHIERGVVSE; from the coding sequence ATGCCATTAAATATAAAAATACATAATTTCGATGGACCTTTTGACTTATTACTACATTTAATTAAAAAGAATAAAATGGAAATATATGATGTAAGTATATATGAAATAACTAATCAATATTTACAGTACTTGAATAGAATGGAAGAGTTAGATTTAGAAATAACTTCAGAATTTATAGTTATGGCAGCTACCCTGATTGAAATAAAATCTAAATATTTATTGCCTAAAGTGGAAGAAGAAAAAGAGGAAGAGGAGAATGATCCTCAAAAAGAACTTTTAGACAAGCTTTTAGAATATAAAAAATTTAAAGTTGCTGCAGAGTTCTTTAAAACTCGTCAAAAGATAAGTGGAACATCCTTTAGTAAAAAACCAGAAATTATAGAAGTTAAAAATAAAGAAACAACTACAGAAGAATTACTTAAAGATGTAACAATGTTAAGCTTATATAATACATATAATGATTTAATAAATAAGTATTCAAATAAAATGAATGAAAATGTAGAATTTAAAGGAGAAATACAATTAGATAAATATAAAATAGAAGATAAGATAGAATATATCGGTAAAAAAATAAGTTCAAAAGAAAAGTGGCTTTTTTCTGATTTTATAAAAGAATGTAGTTGTAAAATGGAGATAGTAGTAACTTTTTTAGCTATACTAGAGCTTATAAAGTTAAAAACAATACAAGTATACCAATCTAATAATTTTAATGATATACATATAGAAAGAGGCGTTGTAAGTGAATAA